A stretch of Amycolatopsis balhimycina FH 1894 DNA encodes these proteins:
- a CDS encoding putative bifunctional diguanylate cyclase/phosphodiesterase, whose protein sequence is MPDTNAHGDAVAQAQPGPGAASGTPPQPASAEARTDERRFRAYTFTVLTIGLVAAFAVGSWLPFQWDTKLLWIGPVLAVAFLLAEQLGINVDVRSGISWTISFTEIPLVIGFFIAPFEVVLAAHLIAGIGTLLARKVAGRVLYNAGAFLLEITGAFAVAGLVKYLAGPGDRIPWLAALAGTLTAPLVSTLLALAAVRVLRRRMRVSTAVRLTGRILVVGFVNASVGLSGYLVISTTPKAWPLVLAVFLGLTALYWAYSDLLREQRDMEALSDVSLMVARSGQQAAARPASGADELVGGVDVREWATIAERIKDQLAAGRVVLRLRLEQKDTMRVVVAGDDLPPADPAADDPLLRLPGAHVRHFRITEANPDVRAALLDRGAQEALVVPLRSANRLLGVVEAHDRLSRWRGFGKYDVQLLGTMASHLATSLDNRRLVATLRHDAYHDPLTGHLNRQGFRQVAKEPLRDFANAVVLRIDLDVFSTVSDALGYAWADRMVVAAGRRIRDALGPDVPLARLEGASFAALLVGCPPEDAHHAAERLRQELSAPYPVDRLSVEANAMIGYATTSTDEPGDVVDVEGLLQRADVAVRATKGGEEVRGYVPSMGQIFLRRFQMVTQFRQSLEDGQVSVHYQPKITLPNRQVQGVEALVRWVHPEFGRLGPDEFVPAIEAAGLIGVLTSFVLGEALKRCRKWLDEGLRISVAVNLSVRNLADEDFPNKVARELERVGIPPELLTFELTESGVMSDPQKALPILRELHSLGITLAVDDFGTGYSSLAYLRQLPVDQVKIDKSFVLGMGTDLGDLAVVRSIVELGHSLGLTVVAEGVEEDVARDQLEAMGCDVAQGYLISRPLPEDRLEAWLQARTARSPGRHSETVLTLLT, encoded by the coding sequence ATGCCGGACACCAACGCCCACGGCGACGCCGTCGCGCAGGCGCAGCCCGGGCCGGGAGCCGCTTCCGGGACACCACCGCAGCCCGCCTCCGCCGAAGCCCGCACCGACGAACGCCGGTTCCGCGCGTACACCTTCACCGTCCTGACCATCGGGCTCGTCGCCGCGTTCGCCGTCGGCTCGTGGCTGCCGTTCCAGTGGGACACCAAGCTCCTGTGGATCGGGCCGGTGCTCGCGGTCGCCTTCCTGCTCGCCGAGCAGCTCGGCATCAACGTCGACGTCCGCAGCGGCATCTCCTGGACGATCTCCTTCACCGAGATCCCGCTCGTCATCGGGTTCTTCATCGCGCCGTTCGAGGTCGTGCTGGCCGCGCACCTGATCGCCGGCATCGGCACGCTGCTGGCGCGGAAGGTCGCCGGCCGCGTCCTCTACAACGCGGGCGCGTTCCTGCTCGAGATCACCGGCGCGTTCGCGGTCGCGGGGCTGGTGAAGTACCTCGCCGGCCCCGGTGACCGGATCCCGTGGCTCGCCGCGCTCGCGGGCACCCTGACCGCGCCGCTGGTGAGCACACTGCTCGCACTGGCCGCGGTTCGCGTGCTGCGACGCCGGATGCGCGTGAGCACCGCCGTCCGGCTCACCGGGCGGATCCTCGTCGTCGGCTTCGTCAACGCGTCCGTCGGCCTCTCCGGGTACCTCGTCATCTCGACCACGCCCAAGGCGTGGCCGCTGGTGCTCGCCGTCTTCCTCGGCCTCACCGCGCTGTACTGGGCGTACTCCGACCTGCTGCGCGAGCAGCGGGACATGGAGGCGCTCTCGGACGTCAGCCTGATGGTGGCCCGCTCCGGCCAGCAGGCCGCGGCGCGCCCGGCCAGCGGCGCCGACGAGCTCGTCGGCGGCGTCGACGTCCGCGAGTGGGCGACGATCGCCGAGCGCATCAAGGACCAGCTCGCCGCGGGCCGTGTCGTGCTGCGGCTGCGGCTGGAGCAGAAGGACACCATGCGGGTCGTCGTCGCGGGCGACGACCTGCCGCCCGCCGACCCCGCCGCCGACGACCCGCTGCTGCGGCTGCCCGGCGCACACGTCCGCCACTTCCGGATCACCGAGGCCAACCCCGACGTCCGCGCGGCGCTGCTCGACCGCGGCGCGCAGGAGGCGCTCGTCGTCCCGCTGCGCAGCGCGAACCGGCTGCTCGGCGTCGTCGAGGCGCACGACCGGCTGTCCCGCTGGCGCGGGTTCGGCAAGTACGACGTCCAGCTGCTCGGCACGATGGCCAGCCACCTCGCGACGTCGCTGGACAACCGGCGCCTGGTGGCGACGCTGCGCCACGACGCCTACCACGACCCGCTCACCGGGCACCTCAACCGGCAGGGCTTCCGCCAGGTGGCGAAGGAGCCGTTGCGGGACTTCGCCAACGCTGTGGTGCTGCGGATCGACCTCGACGTCTTTTCGACGGTCAGCGACGCGCTCGGCTACGCCTGGGCCGACCGGATGGTCGTCGCCGCCGGCCGCCGCATCCGCGACGCGCTCGGCCCCGACGTCCCGCTCGCCCGCCTCGAAGGCGCGTCCTTCGCGGCGCTGCTCGTCGGCTGCCCGCCGGAGGACGCCCACCACGCGGCCGAACGGCTGCGGCAAGAGCTCTCCGCGCCGTACCCGGTCGACCGGCTGTCGGTCGAGGCGAACGCGATGATCGGCTACGCGACGACGTCCACGGACGAACCCGGCGACGTCGTCGACGTCGAAGGCCTGCTGCAGCGCGCCGACGTCGCCGTCCGCGCGACGAAGGGCGGCGAAGAGGTCCGCGGCTACGTGCCGAGCATGGGCCAGATCTTCCTGCGGCGCTTCCAGATGGTGACGCAGTTCCGGCAGTCCCTCGAGGACGGCCAGGTCAGCGTGCACTACCAGCCGAAGATCACCCTGCCGAACCGGCAGGTGCAGGGCGTCGAGGCGCTCGTCCGCTGGGTGCACCCGGAGTTCGGCAGGCTCGGCCCGGACGAGTTCGTCCCGGCCATCGAAGCGGCGGGCCTGATCGGCGTCCTGACGTCGTTCGTGCTCGGCGAGGCCCTGAAGCGCTGCCGCAAGTGGCTCGACGAGGGCCTGCGGATCTCGGTGGCGGTCAACCTGTCGGTGCGCAACCTCGCCGACGAGGACTTCCCGAACAAGGTGGCCCGCGAGCTGGAGCGCGTCGGCATCCCGCCGGAGCTGCTGACGTTCGAGCTGACCGAGTCCGGTGTGATGTCCGACCCGCAGAAGGCGCTGCCGATCCTGCGCGAGCTGCACTCGCTGGGCATCACCCTGGCGGTGGACGACTTCGGGACGGGCTATTCGTCGCTGGCGTACCTGCGTCAGCTGCCGGTCGACCAGGTCAAGATCGACAAGAGCTTCGTCCTCGGCATGGGAACCGACCTGGGTGACCTCGCCGTGGTGCGCTCGATCGTCGAGCTGGGCCACTCGCTCGGCCTGACGGTGGTCGCCGAGGGCGTCGAGGAGGACGTGGCCCGCGACCAGCTCGAGGCGATGGGCTGTGACGTCGCCCAGGGTTACCTGATCTCGCGCCCGCTGCCGGAGGACCGCTTGGAGGCGTGGCTGCAGGCCCGCACGGCGCGCTCGCCGGGGCGGCACTCGGAGACCGTGCTGACCCTGCTGACCTGA
- a CDS encoding YajQ family cyclic di-GMP-binding protein, which translates to MADPSFDVVSKVDRQEVDNALNQASKELGTRFDFRGTGTAISWAGEEAVTIESETEERALAAVEVFKEKLIKRSISLKAFEADEPALSGKIYKVSGKILQGIASDKAKQIAKFIRDEGPKGVQAQIQGDQLRVSGKKKDQLQEVIALLKGKDFEIALQFTNYR; encoded by the coding sequence GTGGCGGATCCCTCTTTCGACGTCGTGAGCAAGGTCGACCGCCAGGAGGTGGACAACGCGCTGAACCAGGCGAGCAAGGAGCTCGGGACGCGGTTCGACTTCCGCGGCACGGGTACGGCGATCAGCTGGGCCGGTGAGGAGGCGGTCACGATCGAATCCGAGACCGAGGAGCGCGCGCTGGCCGCGGTGGAGGTGTTCAAGGAGAAGCTGATCAAGCGCAGCATCTCGCTGAAGGCCTTCGAAGCCGACGAGCCGGCGCTGTCGGGCAAGATCTACAAGGTCTCGGGCAAGATCCTCCAGGGCATCGCCTCGGACAAGGCGAAGCAGATCGCCAAGTTCATCCGCGACGAGGGCCCGAAGGGCGTGCAGGCCCAGATCCAGGGCGACCAGCTGCGGGTCTCGGGCAAGAAGAAGGACCAGCTGCAGGAGGTCATCGCCCTGCTGAAGGGCAAGGACTTCGAGATCGCGCTGCAGTTCACCAACTACCGGTGA
- the rpmG gene encoding 50S ribosomal protein L33, protein MAATDVRPKITLACEECKHRNYITKKNRRNNPDRLEMKKFCPNCGTHRTHKETR, encoded by the coding sequence GTGGCTGCCACCGACGTGCGACCCAAGATCACGCTGGCGTGCGAAGAGTGCAAGCACCGCAACTACATCACCAAGAAGAACCGGCGCAACAACCCGGATCGCCTGGAGATGAAGAAGTTCTGCCCGAACTGCGGTACGCACCGGACGCACAAGGAAACTCGCTGA
- a CDS encoding GNAT family N-acetyltransferase — protein sequence MHSDVIATEHAARLAAVDSLLPGSSPFEAAESAVVLEVATGDSAASGLASRIQVDQDAPNAPWRALTEHRLDLQLAGPHPAAALDALLTRWDEHLRAVAERGDTETAAIVPRASRDAAGAREMLHHGFAPLRVIAVRPAERLIPGSPRGTPGVKIRRAEPGDLETVVALGMELHSYDAQYGTVNWRAGVEDIMAKDLAEQLNRPEPPLWIAELYGRPLGMVNVQHPGETGWISDRVAATRVGYLSSLAVAEAARSSGVGTALATHAHHVLDEEGADVVLLHHAAANPLSTPFWYAQGYRPLWTYWQRRPAVR from the coding sequence ATGCACAGCGACGTGATTGCCACCGAACACGCGGCGCGGCTCGCGGCGGTGGATTCCCTGCTCCCCGGTTCTTCTCCGTTCGAAGCGGCCGAAAGCGCCGTGGTGCTGGAGGTGGCGACCGGCGACTCGGCCGCCTCCGGCCTCGCCTCGCGCATCCAGGTCGACCAGGACGCCCCGAACGCGCCGTGGCGGGCGCTGACCGAGCACCGGCTCGACCTCCAGCTGGCCGGCCCGCACCCGGCGGCCGCCCTCGACGCACTCCTCACTCGATGGGATGAACATCTGCGCGCGGTCGCCGAGCGCGGCGACACGGAGACCGCGGCGATCGTCCCGCGCGCCAGCCGGGACGCCGCCGGCGCGCGCGAAATGCTGCACCACGGCTTCGCGCCGCTGCGGGTGATCGCGGTCCGCCCGGCCGAGCGGCTGATCCCGGGAAGCCCGCGCGGGACGCCGGGGGTCAAGATCCGCCGTGCCGAGCCCGGCGACCTCGAAACCGTGGTGGCGCTCGGCATGGAGCTGCACTCGTACGACGCCCAGTACGGCACGGTGAACTGGCGCGCCGGCGTCGAGGACATCATGGCCAAGGACCTCGCCGAGCAGCTGAACCGGCCCGAGCCGCCGCTGTGGATCGCGGAGCTGTACGGCCGTCCGCTCGGCATGGTGAACGTCCAGCACCCCGGCGAGACCGGCTGGATCAGCGACCGCGTCGCCGCGACCCGCGTCGGCTACCTGTCGTCACTGGCCGTCGCCGAGGCCGCGCGGTCGTCCGGCGTCGGCACGGCGCTGGCCACGCACGCGCACCACGTCCTCGACGAGGAGGGCGCCGACGTCGTCCTGCTGCACCACGCAGCGGCGAACCCGCTGTCGACGCCGTTCTGGTACGCGCAGGGCTACCGCCCGCTGTGGACGTACTGGCAGCGTCGACCAGCCGTTCGGTGA
- a CDS encoding class I SAM-dependent methyltransferase has product MSTTATLRPVREELVRVQYAEPALVAGYANDHAGWGPTARYHHSRRHAIDQVLDGCPGGDLLDVGCGPGMMVRHLLDTRRGDFRITACDQSPAMVDAVAARAGTEVRLSVGDIQEMPFADRQFDVVLAMGVLEYTDAALALHEVARVARPGGLVVTTMLNPKSPYRLFEWGVFWPARRTLGALERAVGVPPSRRHGARRTGIVALTPRRLRELLWRAGLQPEEVIAYDVTASVPPFDRLVRRWDRSWRAHPETTIARGAKRWLGTGYLIAARRL; this is encoded by the coding sequence ATGTCCACTACCGCGACGTTGCGACCCGTCCGTGAGGAACTGGTCCGGGTGCAGTACGCCGAGCCCGCGCTCGTCGCCGGCTACGCGAACGACCACGCCGGATGGGGACCCACCGCGCGCTACCACCATTCGCGGCGCCACGCCATCGACCAGGTCCTCGACGGCTGCCCCGGCGGCGACCTGCTCGACGTCGGCTGCGGGCCGGGGATGATGGTGCGCCACCTGCTCGACACGCGGCGTGGCGACTTCCGCATCACCGCGTGCGACCAGTCCCCGGCGATGGTCGACGCCGTCGCGGCGCGGGCCGGCACCGAGGTGCGGCTGTCCGTCGGGGACATCCAGGAGATGCCGTTCGCCGACCGGCAGTTCGACGTCGTCCTCGCCATGGGCGTCCTCGAGTACACCGACGCAGCGCTCGCCCTGCACGAAGTCGCCCGCGTCGCGCGGCCCGGCGGGCTCGTCGTGACGACGATGCTGAACCCCAAGAGCCCGTACCGGCTCTTCGAATGGGGCGTCTTCTGGCCCGCCCGCCGGACCCTCGGCGCACTGGAACGCGCCGTCGGTGTCCCGCCGTCGAGACGGCACGGCGCCCGCCGCACCGGGATCGTCGCGCTCACCCCGCGGCGCCTGCGGGAACTCCTGTGGCGCGCGGGCCTGCAACCGGAGGAGGTCATCGCCTACGACGTCACCGCGTCGGTGCCGCCGTTCGACCGCCTGGTCCGCCGCTGGGACCGCTCGTGGCGCGCGCACCCGGAGACGACGATCGCCCGCGGCGCGAAGCGCTGGCTCGGCACCGGGTACCTGATCGCCGCCCGGCGGCTCTGA
- a CDS encoding SAM-dependent methyltransferase gives MTEQRDAAPRAPEGVDTEKPSAARIYDWYLGGTQNWAVDREFGRRMEQQWPLVRPGSKQNREFMNRAVRAALRAGIRQFVDLGSGVPTAGNVHEVVEAELPEDHDAKVVYVDYEPVAVAHATLILEEGVATDWAGIVQADMRDAKAVLRAEETKRLIDFSKPVCLIMAAVLHFVGPDDDPEGLLEAYRNALAPGSWLAISQMSEGDGDGPYLEGLRWFVEQYRKTSNPVWLRDREEIEPLFGDWTVLEPGIVHLPDWRPDRKINALEAEARPFAWCAVAEKPGA, from the coding sequence GTGACCGAGCAGCGGGACGCCGCGCCGAGAGCGCCCGAAGGCGTCGACACCGAGAAGCCGTCCGCGGCCCGGATCTACGACTGGTACCTGGGCGGTACGCAGAACTGGGCCGTGGACCGCGAGTTCGGCAGGCGCATGGAGCAGCAGTGGCCGCTCGTGCGCCCGGGCTCGAAGCAGAACCGCGAGTTCATGAACCGCGCGGTGCGGGCGGCGCTGCGGGCCGGGATCCGGCAGTTCGTCGACCTCGGCTCCGGGGTCCCGACGGCCGGGAACGTGCACGAGGTCGTCGAGGCCGAGCTGCCCGAGGACCACGACGCGAAGGTCGTCTACGTCGACTACGAGCCGGTCGCCGTCGCCCACGCGACACTCATCCTCGAAGAAGGCGTGGCGACCGACTGGGCCGGCATCGTCCAGGCCGACATGCGCGACGCGAAGGCCGTATTGCGCGCCGAAGAGACCAAGCGGCTCATCGACTTCTCGAAGCCGGTCTGCCTGATCATGGCGGCGGTACTGCACTTCGTCGGGCCGGACGACGACCCCGAAGGCCTGCTGGAGGCGTACCGGAACGCGCTCGCGCCGGGCAGCTGGCTGGCGATCTCGCAGATGAGCGAGGGCGACGGCGACGGCCCGTACCTGGAGGGGCTGCGCTGGTTCGTCGAGCAGTACCGGAAGACGAGCAACCCGGTGTGGCTGCGCGACCGCGAGGAGATCGAGCCGCTGTTCGGCGACTGGACCGTGCTGGAGCCGGGCATCGTGCACCTGCCGGACTGGCGGCCCGACCGGAAGATCAACGCCCTGGAGGCGGAGGCCCGCCCGTTCGCGTGGTGCGCCGTCGCGGAGAAACCGGGTGCATGA
- a CDS encoding TIGR03619 family F420-dependent LLM class oxidoreductase — MTTTPAPGPVRGLRLGLALPQYGALADPAAVARFAAAAEDLGFTSLWVGDRILAPREPSDLYPGGGTPEHPYPKEFETFADPFTTLAAAAAVTRTARLGMSALTGPVYSPVLLARALTSLDLASAGRLDVGLGLGWLREEYFATGVPWEGRGKRLEELLDALDALWTGDPAEHEGPQWRIAPSTVGLRPAQEPRPPVLLGGFSPPALARVGRRADGWLAGWMPKQYLTGLWSVAVDAAEKAGRDPGALRRVLRINPRLGTGVETVADVPPCLDVAREEGITEVLVDLHYVAKDVDHALELAGELLASAEM; from the coding sequence ATGACGACCACCCCCGCCCCGGGACCGGTGCGCGGGCTGCGGCTCGGGCTGGCGCTACCCCAGTACGGGGCCCTCGCCGACCCCGCCGCCGTCGCGCGCTTCGCGGCCGCCGCGGAGGACCTCGGCTTCACCTCACTCTGGGTGGGCGACCGGATCCTCGCGCCGCGGGAGCCGTCGGACCTCTACCCGGGAGGCGGGACGCCGGAGCACCCGTACCCGAAGGAGTTCGAGACCTTCGCCGACCCGTTCACGACGCTGGCGGCCGCGGCCGCGGTGACGCGCACGGCCAGGCTCGGGATGAGCGCACTGACCGGGCCGGTCTATTCCCCCGTGCTGCTCGCCAGGGCGCTGACCTCGCTCGACCTCGCCAGCGCGGGAAGACTGGACGTCGGGCTCGGCCTCGGCTGGCTGCGCGAGGAGTACTTCGCCACCGGCGTGCCGTGGGAAGGCCGGGGCAAGCGGCTCGAAGAGCTGCTCGACGCGCTCGACGCGCTGTGGACCGGCGACCCGGCGGAGCACGAGGGCCCGCAGTGGCGGATCGCGCCGTCGACGGTGGGCCTGCGCCCGGCGCAGGAGCCGCGGCCGCCGGTGCTGCTCGGCGGGTTCTCGCCGCCGGCACTGGCCCGGGTGGGGCGGCGCGCGGACGGCTGGCTGGCGGGCTGGATGCCGAAGCAGTACCTCACCGGGCTCTGGTCGGTCGCGGTGGACGCCGCCGAGAAGGCCGGGCGCGACCCGGGCGCGCTGCGCCGGGTCCTGCGGATCAACCCGCGGCTGGGCACCGGCGTCGAGACGGTCGCCGACGTCCCGCCGTGCCTGGACGTCGCCCGCGAAGAGGGCATCACCGAGGTGCTCGTCGACCTCCACTACGTCGCCAAGGACGTCGATCACGCCCTCGAACTCGCCGGGGAGCTCCTCGCGTCGGCCGAAATGTGA
- a CDS encoding MaoC family dehydratase N-terminal domain-containing protein, translating to MPLDQSFTGRSYPPQTSYEVSREKIREFADAIGDANPLYRDPEAAREAGHPDVIAPPTFLTIINLASINAIVTDPELGLDYSRMVHGDQGFTYTRPVFAGDLLEVTTHIDAIMTRAGNDFISLRADITDAAGQKVCSTRAQLVVRGENA from the coding sequence GTGCCCTTGGACCAGTCGTTCACCGGGCGGAGCTATCCGCCGCAGACCAGCTACGAAGTGAGCCGGGAGAAGATCCGGGAGTTCGCCGACGCGATCGGCGACGCCAACCCGCTCTACCGCGACCCGGAGGCGGCCCGCGAAGCCGGCCACCCCGACGTGATCGCCCCGCCGACCTTCCTCACGATCATCAACCTCGCCTCGATCAACGCGATCGTCACCGACCCCGAGCTCGGCCTCGACTACTCGCGGATGGTGCACGGCGACCAGGGCTTCACCTACACGCGCCCGGTGTTCGCCGGCGACCTGCTCGAGGTGACCACCCACATCGACGCGATCATGACCCGCGCCGGCAACGACTTCATCAGCCTGCGCGCGGACATCACCGACGCGGCAGGCCAGAAGGTCTGTTCCACCCGCGCGCAGCTGGTGGTCCGAGGGGAGAACGCGTGA
- the secE gene encoding preprotein translocase subunit SecE, whose product MVVSDSDASGGEQEQDGAGQKPESPSRPVTAAARRERRATARPAGKSAARADDKTRPAGKSGEKTAPDAKGAPTPKRDQKPKKASVFARLVRFIREVWAELRKVIWPNRKQMFTYTVVVLAFVVFMVGLVSVLDLAFKWGIGKIFG is encoded by the coding sequence GTGGTCGTGAGCGACAGCGACGCCAGCGGCGGCGAGCAGGAGCAGGACGGCGCCGGGCAGAAGCCCGAGAGCCCGTCCCGTCCCGTGACAGCCGCTGCCCGGCGTGAACGCCGTGCGACCGCTCGTCCGGCGGGGAAGTCCGCGGCACGTGCGGACGACAAGACGCGCCCGGCCGGGAAGTCGGGGGAGAAGACCGCTCCCGACGCGAAGGGCGCTCCGACTCCGAAGCGGGACCAGAAGCCGAAGAAGGCTTCCGTGTTCGCCCGGCTGGTGCGCTTCATCCGCGAGGTCTGGGCCGAGCTGCGCAAGGTCATCTGGCCGAACCGCAAGCAGATGTTCACCTACACCGTGGTCGTGCTGGCCTTCGTGGTGTTCATGGTGGGCCTGGTGAGCGTGCTCGACCTGGCATTCAAGTGGGGCATCGGCAAGATCTTCGGCTGA
- the lon gene encoding endopeptidase La, with protein MSDTRLLPVLPLDDDVVLPGMVVPLDLTDTETRAAVESAQAKTPSQASFPGIRSSAATKAEVLIVPRVHGEYAEFGTVATVERIGRVPGGKAAVLLRGTGRALVGRIADGPGAARWVHAEDAPETTNDRTAQLAAEYKAVVMSILQQRGGWQLIDAVQQVEEPSAVADLSGNAPYLDTGQKLELLSTLDVSARLEKALEWSKEYLAELEVTDTIRKDVAEGMEKQQKEFLLRRQLEAIRKELGELDGTAQDDDYRARVEAADLPEHVKKAALSEVDKLDRTSEQSPEGGWIRTWLDTVLELPWNERTEDVYDIAAARAVLDADHAGLDDVKERIIEYLAVRKRRAESGLGPVGGRRSGAVLALAGPPGVGKTSLGESVAKAMGRQFVRVALGGIRDEAEIRGHRRTYVGALPGRIVRAIKEAGSMNPVVLLDEIDKVGADYRGDPTAALLEVLDPEQNHTFRDHYLEVELDLSDVVFLATANALETIPGPLLDRMELVTLDGYTEHEKVTIARDHLLPRELERAGLATSDVVLTDAAFSRIAAEYTREAGVRDANRTIAKVLRKIATKVALDEVALPLTVDAADLDTYLGRPRHIPESSLPASTQRTATPGVATGLAVTGAGGDVLYIEASLADQESGASGLQLTGQLGDVMKESVQIALSYLRSHGAELELPVGDLKNRGIHVHVPAGAVPKDGPSAGVTMTTALASLLSGRVVRADVAMTGEVSLTGRVLPIGGVKQKLLAAHRAGMKTVIIPQRNEPDLDDVPAEVLAQLDVHAVANVREVLDLALTPASTPVPQAA; from the coding sequence ATGTCCGACACCCGCCTCCTGCCCGTGCTCCCGCTCGATGACGACGTCGTGCTGCCGGGCATGGTCGTCCCGCTCGACCTGACCGACACCGAGACGCGGGCAGCGGTGGAGTCCGCCCAGGCCAAGACGCCGAGCCAGGCGTCCTTCCCCGGCATCCGCTCTTCCGCGGCCACCAAAGCCGAAGTCCTGATCGTCCCGCGCGTCCACGGCGAGTACGCCGAATTCGGCACCGTCGCGACGGTCGAGCGCATCGGCCGCGTGCCCGGCGGCAAGGCCGCCGTCCTGCTGCGCGGCACCGGCCGCGCGCTCGTCGGCCGGATCGCCGACGGCCCCGGCGCCGCCCGCTGGGTGCACGCCGAGGACGCCCCCGAAACCACGAACGACCGGACCGCGCAGCTCGCGGCCGAGTACAAGGCCGTCGTCATGTCGATCCTCCAGCAGCGCGGCGGCTGGCAGCTGATCGACGCCGTCCAGCAGGTCGAAGAGCCGTCCGCGGTCGCCGACCTGTCCGGCAACGCGCCGTACCTCGACACCGGCCAGAAGCTCGAGCTGCTGTCCACATTGGACGTCAGCGCCCGCCTCGAGAAGGCGCTCGAGTGGAGCAAGGAGTACCTCGCCGAGCTCGAGGTGACCGACACGATCCGCAAGGACGTCGCCGAGGGCATGGAGAAGCAGCAGAAGGAATTCCTGCTGCGCCGCCAGCTCGAAGCCATCCGCAAGGAGCTCGGCGAGCTCGACGGCACCGCGCAGGACGACGACTACCGCGCCCGCGTCGAAGCCGCCGACCTGCCCGAGCACGTGAAGAAGGCCGCACTGTCCGAAGTGGACAAGCTGGACCGCACGTCCGAGCAGTCCCCCGAAGGCGGCTGGATCCGCACCTGGCTGGACACCGTCCTGGAGCTGCCCTGGAACGAGCGCACCGAGGACGTCTACGACATCGCCGCGGCGCGGGCCGTCCTGGACGCCGACCACGCCGGCCTCGACGACGTCAAGGAACGCATCATCGAGTACCTGGCCGTGCGCAAGCGTCGCGCGGAATCGGGTCTCGGCCCGGTCGGCGGACGGCGTTCCGGCGCGGTGCTCGCCCTCGCGGGCCCTCCCGGGGTCGGCAAGACGTCGCTGGGTGAGTCCGTCGCGAAGGCCATGGGCCGCCAGTTCGTCCGGGTCGCCCTCGGCGGCATCCGCGACGAAGCGGAGATCCGCGGCCACCGCCGCACCTACGTCGGCGCGCTGCCCGGCCGGATCGTCCGCGCCATCAAGGAAGCCGGCTCGATGAACCCGGTCGTGCTGCTCGACGAGATCGACAAGGTCGGCGCCGACTACCGCGGCGACCCGACCGCGGCGCTGCTCGAAGTGCTGGACCCGGAGCAGAACCACACGTTCCGCGACCACTACCTCGAGGTCGAGCTGGACCTGTCCGACGTCGTGTTCCTGGCGACGGCCAACGCGCTCGAGACCATCCCCGGCCCGCTGCTGGACCGCATGGAGCTCGTCACGCTGGACGGCTACACCGAGCACGAGAAGGTCACCATCGCCCGCGACCACCTGCTCCCCCGCGAGCTGGAGCGCGCCGGACTGGCCACTTCGGACGTCGTCCTGACGGACGCCGCGTTCAGCCGGATCGCCGCCGAGTACACCCGTGAGGCGGGTGTGCGCGACGCGAACCGGACGATCGCGAAGGTGCTGCGGAAGATCGCGACGAAGGTGGCTTTGGACGAGGTCGCGCTGCCGCTGACGGTGGACGCCGCTGATCTGGACACGTACCTCGGCCGGCCCCGGCACATCCCGGAGTCGTCGCTGCCGGCGTCGACCCAGCGCACGGCGACCCCGGGCGTGGCGACCGGCCTGGCGGTGACGGGGGCCGGCGGTGACGTCCTCTACATCGAGGCGTCGCTGGCGGACCAGGAGTCCGGCGCGTCCGGGCTGCAGCTGACCGGTCAGCTCGGCGACGTGATGAAGGAGTCGGTGCAGATCGCGCTGTCCTACCTGCGTTCGCACGGCGCGGAGCTGGAGCTGCCGGTCGGTGACCTGAAGAACCGCGGCATCCACGTGCACGTCCCGGCGGGCGCGGTCCCGAAGGACGGGCCGTCGGCGGGCGTCACGATGACGACGGCGCTGGCGTCGCTGCTCTCCGGCCGCGTGGTCCGCGCGGACGTCGCGATGACCGGCGAGGTGTCGCTGACCGGCCGGGTGCTGCCGATCGGTGGCGTCAAGCAGAAGCTGCTGGCCGCGCACCGCGCGGGGATGAAGACGGTGATCATCCCGCAGCGCAACGAGCCGGACCTCGACGACGTCCCGGCCGAGGTGCTCGCCCAGCTGGACGTCCACGCGGTGGCGAACGTCCGCGAGGTCCTGGACCTCGCCCTGACCCCGGCTTCGACGCCGGTTCCCCAGGCGGCGTAA
- a CDS encoding MaoC family dehydratase, which translates to MNTAYGGPGGGAPGRGEAPHVTVGDELPALEVRITREQLVRYAGAALDFNPIHWNEAFAKDVGLPDVIAHGMLTMAVAGRIVTDWLGDPGRLVDFSARFTRPVVVPNTPEGALVEITGKVADVKDDGIARIDLVVKFDGKAVLGKPQALVRR; encoded by the coding sequence GTGAACACCGCTTACGGGGGTCCGGGTGGCGGAGCCCCCGGCCGGGGCGAAGCCCCGCATGTCACAGTCGGCGACGAACTGCCCGCCCTCGAGGTCCGGATCACCCGTGAGCAGCTGGTCCGCTACGCCGGGGCGGCGCTGGACTTCAACCCCATCCACTGGAACGAGGCGTTCGCGAAGGACGTCGGCCTGCCGGACGTCATCGCGCACGGCATGCTGACGATGGCGGTGGCCGGCCGCATCGTCACCGACTGGCTCGGCGACCCGGGACGGCTGGTCGACTTCAGCGCCCGCTTCACGCGCCCGGTGGTGGTGCCGAACACGCCGGAGGGCGCGCTGGTCGAGATCACCGGCAAGGTGGCCGACGTCAAGGACGACGGCATCGCCCGCATCGACCTGGTGGTGAAGTTCGACGGCAAGGCGGTCCTCGGCAAGCCACAGGCCCTGGTCCGCCGCTGA